A section of the Pelotomaculum isophthalicicum JI genome encodes:
- a CDS encoding CZB domain-containing protein: MTTEGLVGVSSDLAAAANFADVFAGITSRVNQVIIPYLKKPKENHILSILAARLIDHTNFVKSLIDSSGKGLKAASYRECAFGRWYENEYEKYKNIKEYVVIQELHKKFHEAADVFLQEVTLIKAKGVLDTSRRLLDAILKLSEVIC; the protein is encoded by the coding sequence GTGACCACAGAAGGATTGGTAGGTGTATCCAGTGATTTAGCGGCAGCAGCCAATTTTGCCGACGTCTTCGCGGGAATAACGAGCCGGGTGAATCAAGTGATAATACCTTATTTGAAAAAACCCAAAGAAAATCACATCTTAAGCATCCTCGCCGCCAGGCTTATCGACCATACGAACTTTGTGAAGAGTCTGATAGATAGCTCCGGGAAAGGTTTAAAAGCAGCAAGTTACCGGGAGTGCGCTTTTGGCCGGTGGTATGAAAATGAATACGAGAAATATAAGAACATTAAAGAATATGTGGTCATTCAAGAATTGCACAAAAAGTTTCACGAGGCAGCCGATGTGTTTTTACAGGAGGTTACCCTGATAAAAGCAAAAGGAGTTCTTGATACCTCACGAAGGTTGTTGGATGCTATACTAAAATTGTCTGAAGTAATTTGCTGA